One window of the Trifolium pratense cultivar HEN17-A07 linkage group LG2, ARS_RC_1.1, whole genome shotgun sequence genome contains the following:
- the LOC123908209 gene encoding uncharacterized protein LOC123908209, whose amino-acid sequence MCLLCYLIPYITSKMETMSDGVDYVNPNKALKNFIELQKISKLFDLYDLKEDCFAYVLACYVGVEEGVDTWFCDDSKTKAKRHRLIFNVSDHSDELTFVMFDDVVQSFAPQTCKILSSMNESSSSYPVELDDLFGDPMIFKVKKTDYCDACGFLTIEVVDVFRDPTLIHLYANPEHPIFLGNEDDFNVLTESSASIPRGSKRKLAQFDDEAPKGENDKSVKCLREN is encoded by the exons atgtgtttattgtgtTATCTTATACCATACATTACGTCCAAAATGGAGACAATGAGCGATGGTGTTGACTATGTCAATCCCAACAAGGCTTTGAAAAATTTTATAGAGTTGCAAAAAATATCCaaattatttgatctttatgaTCTAAAAGAAGATTGTTTTGCTTATGTTCTCGCGTGTTACGTTGGTGTTGAAGAGGGAGTTGATACATGGTTTTGTGATGATTCTAAAACGAAAGCCAAAAG GCATCGTTTGATTTTCAATGTTTCCGATCATAGCGATGAACTCACTTTTGTTATGTTTGATGATGTTGTTCAATCATTTGCTCCTCAAACTTGCAAAATCCTTAGCTCGATG aaTGAATCGTCGAGTAGTTATCCCGTTGAACTCGATGACCTTTTTGGAGATCCAATGATTTTCAAGGTCAAAAAGACCGACTACTGTGATGCTTGTGGTTTTTTAACTATCGAGGTTGTGGATGTATTCCGTGATCCTACATTGATTCATTTGTATGCGAATCCTGAACACCCCATATTCTTGGGAAat GAAGATGATTTTAATGTCTTGACTGAATCAAGTGCGAGTATACCACGTGGTTCGAAGCGCAAGTTGGCTCAATTTGACGATGAAGCGCCCAAGGGTGAAAATGACAAGTCTGTCAAATGCCTTAGAGAAAATTAA